The segment GCTTTTGTCACAGTGTTTATAATTTTCAGCAGGATGTTAAAATACTTGCCTGCATGGCAGATGtatctgctttctttttttctgtttttgcagacTCTATACATGTAGCCAAatgctgttttgcttttattttaaatggtatatatttattttcttcctctctgactGATATCTGATGACTCACAGATCCCCCAAACCTTCAGGTGTACACCTAAATGAATCCGTGACTCaaaatctgctgtttgtttttttttttttagcaaaagtAATTTGAACAgcgttttcttttctttcttccttcccCCAGCGAGGAATGATGTGAAGGAAATGTTTGCCTGTGCCAGAGGTGGAGACCAATATCGGGTGCTGAAGATTGTCATTGAGGAGGGTAAGCACTTTCCCCGGTGAACTGGTATTTGTTTTGCACCTTCATCTCGCAAGAATAATTTGATCTCGCACCTCCGCCGAAAAGCATTTGCAAAGCCTGCATGACAAAGTCTGGCAgttccaaaccttttttttactttgctcaCATCTGGTCTCCAGAGCAGCTAGTTCTAGGTGGCTCCAAGACGGCGTCAAAGAAGTGGGACCAGGAGTACGATTCCTTAGTGCTGCCGCTGCTTGAGGATGACATGCCCTGTTACGTTTTGTACCGGCTGGACTCCACTAACAACCAGGGCTACGAATGGATCCTTCTGGCCTGGTCGCCGGACCACTCTGCTGTAAGAAAACTAAACCTGAAAAGGCTTTTAATGAATAGCTTTCCATTCTTCATGGCATGTGTTCTGCTCTACTTTAGGTAACAGATGGGTGGGGCTTGCCAAATCAAAGCAGCTggtctttgtgttcttttataTCTTCTTGACAGAGTCTTGAAAACTTAATACGACTGCATtatggttgggtttttttttccccaagtaaCCTTGTATTTTGTCTTAAATCTTCCTCTCTAACACAGgtcattttctttctgtgtttaagCTAAAAGGGGTACCACGCTGTTCGTATTACTGCCATTTAAAAGCATTTCGGGTATTTGATTTGATCTCGGTCACtgtttggtttcattaaaaccagacGAGGAGTCGGTGCTACTCGGAACAGGCTTGTCAGTAAAACAAAGGCTATATCTGCGGCAGTGGAATAGAGTTGCAGGAGCCAGCAGCTAAGAGATGTTTGTAGTTCCCtccaacaaaacagaactataTCAAAACAATTTCCTTTCCGAGCCATACAGCTGAGCTGAACATTCCTGTCCCCCAGCTCGAAGCGCTGCTCATCAGGTTCAGGCTTGCCTCGAAGTTTGCTAAATCACTTcacagcgtgtgtgtgcatgcatgctGCCACTTCCACCGAGCTGGACTGGTATGCTTCTGAAATAAGCGGTCCCGTCGAGTCGGCTGCATTAATATCGCCTATTATTGcgagtttgtaaaataaaaatgcaatataGAGAATATGTTCCATTTTTATGAGCGCGAGTAATGCTTTTATTGACGTCTTCGTGGGAGCACCCTGTTTTATTGCAGGAAACGCTGTGATGTTTTAGAGCAGTAGTAAAGCATTTATGAAAGGCAAACAATGTGGATTTTCCAAAGTTATCTGTAAGTTAAACTTCGTGGTGCCCTCGAGGATTGACAAACAGTTCAGTTGAATCCTGCGGCGCACTTTGGAGTGAACGGATTCAGGCTAAAGGCCCCTACTACGATACAACTCGGGTTCCTTAAATGGTTCACATTTGTTGTTAAAGCACAACGGACCTATGTTAAGGATAGACTCGCTGAATGGTGCACACAGTCTGTAAGATcactaataaatataaaatgcattaaatgaACCAAAAGAGCGGATCAGTAATTAAACATGCAGCTAACTTAGCTCATTGTTAATAGTTGCTACAAAGGAAATGTGAAGAATTAACTGGTTCAtgctttaaacctttatttaaattctgcagTTCTCTTCTTCATGTCTCCAGCGAGACAGACGTGACATCCgttgtatttatttgtaattttaaggAAAAGTTAAAGTGTTgtaggatttttcttttatctagTTAATTTCTACATGTTTGCTCAtcaatttgaaaacaaaaaaatacaataaaatgtctgcttttgtcAACAGGTGCGACATAAAATGTTATACGCTGCTACCAGAGCAACACTGAAGAAGGAGTTTGGAGGGGGCCACATCAAGGATGAGCTGTTCGGCACCGTAAAGGTTTGTCACTTACCTGCACActttgtttgaatgtttttgacaAAGGAGAAAggtgtcttttatttatttatttttttttttaatactttgacTGTTTTGATGAATATTGTGTGACTGTGCTGTTGTTTCGTCTCCAGGATGATTTGAACCTGATCGGCTACAAGAAATATCTGAGCTCGCAGTCGGCACCTTTGCCCCTCACCGCTGCAGAGGAGGAACTGAGACAGATCAAACTCAGCGAggtaaatgcagaaaaaaaaaatgatgtgaatCTCCGCTCCCGGTCAGTAAACCGTACGCTGCAGACTTTATTCACACATATGTCTCCAGCTGCAGTTTAGGTTTAAGTCGCAGTTCTAAAAGGAGGCGACGCTCTGTTTGTCCTTTCCCTCGAGTCTTCAgatggagaggaaaaaatgGCTTAGTTCGGCTCAGCGCTGCTCCGCTTAATCACATCTCTCGTGTTAGACACGTAACTCCCACCAGAATCCGGGCGGGGTATCGGTGAAGGCCAGCGACGCACCCTGTCAGTAAGACGAGGTCAGCAGCGGCGCAAGCGTGCACATGCTGGCCCAGCAGTATGGAAAAGAGTGGAAAGATGCTGATGTGTGAGAACGGCAGGATGTTTGGCAGGGAGGAATCCATTAGGTTCAGGCTGCTTATGCCCCCCCCCCTGTCCAGAAAAAGTCCCATCCACAGTGTGAAATCTCGCTTAACCCCCATCTTTAAAAACTGGCCTCGATAAAAGCTATTTGTGAGGGTTTAAAACACATTGTAATCTTTAAATCCCCCATGCAAATGTACTGTAAATCCTCTACAGCTGAGAGTTGCGGAGCAATGAACACGTGTTGTGATAAGGAAGTGCAATGCTGTAATGTGATCTCTGCTGCCTGCTTCTAATGTCATTACTTGGATTTATTCTGCTGATGTGAAGGGCTTTCAGGCTGCACCGGGCCGACTCCgccagagagagagggagactGAAGCATCtgaagtttctgttttagaaTTTAGGGAACCGTTCCTATAAATTATCCTAAATGAAGAGGCATTTTCTGATTGCTGCTCACTCAACCGGCCACATAAACAGGATCTCTCTTTTCTTACCATATATGGAGTCGCTCTGAGTGGAGGAGTGGCTCTTCAAAGTGTGGTCAATTAAAAGCAGCATGGCACATGGGGAAGTGAGCTTACTGTTTGTCTCACTTGGCTAGTTTTAATCTGTCCATCCTAGATGAAAAAGGggctttgaaatatttattatttgccGTGACCCAGAGGTTGCCCTCCTTTGACTATGCAGGCGGATAGATaatggggaagaaaaaaagaaacacctcaATTTTTGGATATGTGAGCTTGCTATATCTGAAGCTCAGTCATGTTCACAGCATTTAATTTTGTGGGAACAGTCCTCTAAAAATAGATGCAATGCAGCGTAATCCTTCCAGCGTTTTGAGTTCTCCGGGCGATTTCCTGGAGGCGTCTTGTCACTTCCGCTACAAGCACCTCATCTGTAATCATCACGCTTCAGCGTCCGAGCTGCTTGTTACAGTTAGAAAACCAGTTTACCACCCGGCGACACAAATAAggattctttttcatttttttcaatttggcAACctaaaatcatcaatggaaaccGGTCTACCCTTAAACAGAAtgccatttctttttatatgattaaatttaataaagtaaacCTGCATTTATCACCCTTTTGAAAGTCTTGCTTACAGTAACTTGTATTTTTGGGATGATTGTTCTGATATtaagctgtgtgtgtgcgtctggtGCGTTCAGGTGCAGACGGACATCAGTGTGGAGACGAAGCAGCAAACTCTGAAGGGAGTGTCCTTCCCCATTCACAAAGAAGTTGCCGAAGCGCTTGGACGTTTTCGGGAGAAGAAAGTTAACTACGTACAGATGGTGAGTTCTTACCAAATCAAACTGcaaaggtgattttttttttttttttgctggcgTAAATAAATTGTATCGAGCAGTTCTTTTGTCCTGTTATCCTGTCAGAGATATTGTTAGTCAGGAGTTCTTTGTGAATTAATACAATGGGTTGCTCATTTTGACCCACCAAAAAgccttttgtttcccttttccCCTCATTAAAATTCAGAGCAGAGGGCTCATGGCACACGATTAGATCGGTACAAAGGCATAATGGAAGCACTGTCAAGGCTTTGTCTCTGTTCccggtttttatttttgtttgttagtctAATAGTATGTATGTAAAACAACTTGATTAGTCTTTTATTATGGAAAATCTCCTTCATAATTATGCACAATGTAGCAGTCACTTTCCCCTGATAATTACTAGCTCTAGTTTCATGCTTGACTTTAATTTTAAGCTAGCTTCTgatggttttgtctttttaaaaaaaggctgatttaaaagccttttcttAAGTTTTAAGTCATCCTATTTGTAGCTTCACACATGTGGAAGTGAACATGAAATACTTTCTTTGAAACATTTAGCTTGCCATTTTCGCAATTTTGAATCTTTTGCTGCTACAAGACTCCAGTTTGACAATGTAGTCACTGCTGCTCAATTCATCAGTTTTTTCTTAATCCCCCGTTTTTCCACTTTTGCTATATTATAATGAATTCTAGCATATTTTTCCCAATAGAGACAAGATGGTCTATATTATTCTATAGCATATGACCTTGTAGAGAACTGACAGCTGTCCTTTATTGTCATTAATTATTAATTCTCACTGATGTATATCTTGCTTCGGTCACCTTTTGCCTTCAATGTGAGTAATTTCCCTACCTCTGCCAACAGGAAATAGATATTTCAAACGAGATTATTTGCTTGTGCAGCACTGAGCCAACAGAGGTTAAAGACCTCCCAAAGAGAGTCCCCAAAGACTCTCCGCGTTACCACCTCTTCCTCTACAAACACTCCCACGAAGGCGACCGCCTGGAGTCCACAGGTGCGTCGTTTTCTCGCCAGCGGTCGTACGAAGAGCTCCTTTTGACGCTCCGGGAGTGGCTCACGTGCTCACCTCTTTGTacgtcttcttcttttttttttttttttgcagtcttcATTTATTCCATGCCAGGGTACAAGTGTGGCATCAAGGAGAGGATGATGTACTCCAGCTGCAAAAATAATCTGATTGACATGGTGGAAGGCAAGCACCAGATTGAGATTGAGAAAAAGGTGAGAACTAAAAGACAAGTGAGTATGGTTGACAGCACTTTACCACTGAATCTGGCTGTCAAAAGGTTATTGGGGAAAAATGGCAGTCTATGTAGCTGTATTTATCATGtagtatatttgtttttatcctaaTAATACATGTTTAATAGTAAGACACTAAGATGTTTCTCAGAGGTGTTTTTTCACACAAATTGGGTGTTTAATTCATAAGCCAAAAGGAAGACAGGATTACTGAATTCAATACTAGATCATAACATCATAACTTTGAATTAATTTaccaaatatataaattatatgaaaataaataagataaaatgacctgcagctgaggagtccagtcctggtccttgagagcCAGTAATCTGCatattttggatgtttttctgcctcaacacacctgatttgaataaatgagtgattaacaggcctctGCAGAACTTGGAAGACATGCCGAGGAGGTAATTCAAGCTTTCAAtgaggtgtgttggagcagggaaacatgtaaaacctACGGATGGTGgctctcaaggaccaggacCGGACATCACAGAGCTACAGCGTTCGAACTGTCAGAATAAAGAAGTACATTGGAAATGagttgtttctgtgtctgtggaGAATTTGAAACTGTAGAAACGGTTGAGCTTTTATTAAGTGTTTTGTGGTGTTATCAATAATCAATATCCTACCTGCAGTAGAAATCACTCAGAGCGTTATGAGTTTGGAATATcgaagtggatttctgccatgcTGTAGCTCTATTCCTAAAGGTTCAATCGAGGTTTGTGTGACCtctaattttaaaacctttaaacttttatttactcTAAGGAGTCAGTTTTGAACCATTACCTGATATAGTCCATGGAAAACAAGGAATATATGAAACATAACTGGGCTGAGTTGTTATCTAATGAAAAACCCAAATGTTGTTTTGAACAGTAGTTCAAGCAAAcatcacattattttattgatttttatatttctgtagtTTTTCATTAGTTTCTCTGTCTGGTTGCACTTCGGTCCTGTCCACATGGGAACAGCATTATACGGAATacacaacttttttatttttttcagccttCATCTACATGGAAATGGCATTTtaggagaaggaaaaacaaaaaaaacttgaaacacccttgtgtttgtgttgctgagaCCAGTTGCTCAGTTACAGCAAAACCTTCATATACTGCAGTACTGGCTTAAGGAGCAGCGCAAAAACCCTCgtttttattattacaccaaataatctaactCATCTTTATTGAACTGTTAACTATACAAaagcaaatgttgcagaaacagatctaaacagatctaacagatctaaacatgaagtagtaaaaaacacaagaaatgggGATAGTATGAAAACACCATCACTTGTGTATAAAAACTGTAGCCTAATGTTTGAACCCGGTTTCTCGGTGGACACTGTGCCTGAAATCGTCCATTCTGTCCCTGTGTTTGGACTGACACGAGTCCCAATCTATGGTTGTTTAATGAGAAGTTCTCCTTTGTCAACAAAAGGATTTGGCGTTTGCTCTTGTATTTCCCATccttgcctttttattttattttttttcttctagtttGGGGCACATGGTCCACATCGCCTTTACCAGAAATGGCAAACAGTCTTTCCTGTTTAGGAAAAGACCGTATTCCCGTGTAGACAAAGACAAATATGTGGATTCACACAGGCCATTACTAGTGATGACCTGCATACCTCTCTGCAGATAATTATctaatccaaaaataaaagccatgTAAAGGTTTGTCATATGTTTGTGTGAActactgtgattttttttttttttttttttttttttttaattggacaTCCTGAGTTTCTGCCtgatatttcaaattaaatgcgCTGAGCGACTTCCTCTGCAGGTAAACTACTGACAGCAGAGAACTCCACAGAACACcatgtcaagaaaaaaaatccaaactgttcctttaattaaaaacatacttAATAACCAGAAAACAACTTGagtattatgatttttttttttttccccttcctctcTGTTTTGCAGCTGGAAATCGAAGATGGGGATGAGCTAACAAGCGACTTCCTGTATGAGGAGGTGCATCCCAAGCAGCACGCACACAAGGTGAAGTTTAACAAGCCCAAAGGCCCCGCTGGTAAGAGGGGTGGCCGCCGAATCACCCGGCCCCCCGGTGAGGAAGACGACCTAGAATAAAACGGACCTCAGCTCTAGAGCACCACCTCCGACCCCCCCTCGAGCACGTTCCACGGTGGAACAGTCCCGCGAAGGGGGGGCAACAAAGTTCACtccccaaaataaataaatacataaataaaacctgaacctCAGATTGCCACAGAGTTCCCCAATAGACCAAACTATGCACGCCAAGGACAACTGAGCAACGACACGCGTCACGGTTTCCATTTGTAGCTTGCCAAATGGAAGCATACTAATGTctgtttcacaacaaaaaaagcttaatgATGATTCAAAGGGGACCTAAAGTCAAAGTTGAGGTTTTTACTTTGGTGCCAGCTCTGACActtacaggaaaacaaataaaaaaaaatgctagtgTGATTAATGTGAACTTGCGCCAATACGATGAAATCCCTAATCTGAGTTCACATGCTTGAATTCCTGAATAGCATTCCTTAAGTCTGcgtcatttaatgtttttttttttttgtgtgtttgatgtaTAAAATGTCTCCTACTGTTTGCACAATGAGGTGCtccaaagcagagaaaaaaaaacatcctaaatatTCCCACTTGTGtctatttttgttcattttaacagctcatttttttaaaatagaaaattaatTCTTTTGATATAACAGTGGTTTACGTGGGGGTGGgaggggataaaaaaaaaatcatctgctGAGAAACTTATTTTTCTATGCAAGTgctgtaaatgtacatattGTAGCTGTGTGACGCTCTGTGACTGAGAAATACTCTGTTCTGGTGACTGTCAGCGAGGATTTCCGAGGAAGGAACGGGCTTCCAGAAATATTACATCCATACATCTTTAGGCTTCATCGAGAGGAAGTTCCTTAAACCGGTTTCCACGACGAATGGATAGGAAAGGGAATACTACTAAGTACCTTCATCAAAATGTTGCCACATCCACTGGTCTACTGATAAAAAATATTAGGCAAACTACCAAGTTCACCTCGTGTGTAAAGGGAAACGCCCCTTTATGTTCTGTCATTGTcattatagaaaataaaaaaaaatc is part of the Kryptolebias marmoratus isolate JLee-2015 linkage group LG11, ASM164957v2, whole genome shotgun sequence genome and harbors:
- the twf1a gene encoding twinfilin-1a, which encodes MSHQTGIQARNDVKEMFACARGGDQYRVLKIVIEEEQLVLGGSKTASKKWDQEYDSLVLPLLEDDMPCYVLYRLDSTNNQGYEWILLAWSPDHSAVRHKMLYAATRATLKKEFGGGHIKDELFGTVKDDLNLIGYKKYLSSQSAPLPLTAAEEELRQIKLSEVQTDISVETKQQTLKGVSFPIHKEVAEALGRFREKKVNYVQMEIDISNEIICLCSTEPTEVKDLPKRVPKDSPRYHLFLYKHSHEGDRLESTVFIYSMPGYKCGIKERMMYSSCKNNLIDMVEGKHQIEIEKKLEIEDGDELTSDFLYEEVHPKQHAHKVKFNKPKGPAGKRGGRRITRPPGEEDDLE